The following proteins come from a genomic window of Candidatus Methylocalor cossyra:
- a CDS encoding efflux RND transporter periplasmic adaptor subunit — MASAQRVTAPVLGLVLAAALLLRLWPDGLTGEPAPLVSVSAPTSPGGSVIVAEARVTAYPGAEVVVGSELAGTLLKVPVKEGDRVHKGQLLAELRADDTRAAIAEAEARRQEADADVWFYELEAQRAEKLWQERAGSRQILDRTLHDLAAARARRERAAADGRRWQAILEKARILAPIGGVILERHAHPGESLKEGAPIVTLADLDRRRIEAEVDEFDVGRVRLGMPVTITAEGYEGQSWRGRVEEIPDQVVLRRIKPQDPARPTDTRVLLVKVAFSEPTPLKLGQRVEVRMVDDRAPADQSARSSGGSRLSGEP, encoded by the coding sequence ATGGCTTCCGCGCAGCGCGTGACGGCGCCGGTTCTGGGCCTGGTCCTCGCGGCCGCGCTGCTGCTGCGTCTGTGGCCAGACGGGCTAACCGGGGAACCCGCGCCGCTTGTCTCCGTTTCGGCACCCACCTCCCCGGGCGGCAGCGTCATCGTCGCCGAGGCACGGGTCACGGCCTATCCGGGGGCGGAGGTGGTGGTGGGTAGCGAATTGGCGGGCACGCTGCTGAAAGTGCCGGTGAAGGAGGGGGATCGGGTGCACAAAGGGCAACTCCTTGCGGAATTGCGGGCCGACGATACCCGCGCCGCCATCGCCGAAGCCGAGGCGCGGCGCCAGGAAGCGGACGCGGATGTGTGGTTCTACGAACTGGAAGCCCAGCGCGCGGAAAAGCTTTGGCAGGAGCGGGCCGGCTCGCGGCAGATCCTGGATCGTACCCTGCATGATCTGGCCGCGGCCCGGGCCCGGCGGGAGCGCGCCGCCGCCGACGGCCGCCGCTGGCAGGCGATCTTGGAGAAGGCGCGGATCCTGGCACCCATCGGCGGCGTGATTCTGGAACGCCACGCGCACCCCGGCGAAAGCCTGAAGGAAGGCGCACCCATCGTCACCCTCGCCGACTTGGATCGGCGCCGGATCGAAGCCGAGGTGGACGAATTCGATGTGGGCCGCGTGCGACTGGGGATGCCCGTCACCATCACCGCCGAGGGCTACGAGGGCCAGAGCTGGCGCGGCCGGGTCGAGGAAATCCCGGACCAGGTGGTATTGCGCCGGATCAAGCCCCAGGACCCGGCCCGCCCCACCGACACCCGGGTGCTGCTGGTCAAGGTGGCGTTCAGCGAGCCCACGCCGCTGAAGCTCGGCCAGCGGGTCGAGGTGCGCATGGTCGACGACCGCGCGCCGGCCGATCAGTCCGCGCGTTCATCCGGCGGTTCCCGGCTCTCGGGCGAGCCCTGA
- a CDS encoding IS3 family transposase (programmed frameshift): protein MRKSRFTEAQIMSILGEGEAGLPVTEVCRKHGISTAAYYQWKSKYAGMSVSELKRTKELEAENARLKRMYAELALENAAIKDVLSRKLLTPVARRAAVQVMVEEYHLSRVRACKAVGLPRSALYKPTTDRAAKDAPVIQAINEVLEKRPRWGFWKCFARLHQDGRGWNHKRVYRVYCAMRLNLQRKVRRRLITRERQPVLASNELNQVWALDFMRDTLYDGRPFRTLNVIDEGNREALRIECGTSIPSSRIVRVLNQWVEVYGRPEAIRLDNGPELTADTFVDWAQEHGVKLLFIQPGKPNQNACIERFNRSFRQEVLDAWLFNAVSEVQDAADAWLTDYNDYRPHDSLGSMPPAVFRPRVFNQEVSTSELST, encoded by the exons ATGAGGAAGTCGAGGTTCACGGAGGCCCAGATCATGTCGATCCTGGGCGAAGGGGAAGCAGGCCTGCCGGTGACGGAGGTCTGCCGCAAGCACGGCATCAGCACGGCGGCGTACTACCAATGGAAGAGCAAGTACGCCGGCATGTCGGTCAGCGAGCTCAAGCGGACCAAGGAGCTGGAGGCCGAGAACGCACGGCTCAAGCGCATGTACGCGGAGCTGGCGCTGGAGAACGCCGCGATCAAGGATGTGCTGTCGCGAAAATTGT TGACGCCGGTCGCCAGGCGAGCCGCGGTTCAGGTCATGGTCGAAGAGTACCACCTGTCCCGCGTGCGCGCCTGCAAGGCTGTGGGGCTCCCGCGGTCGGCGTTGTACAAGCCCACGACGGATCGCGCGGCGAAGGACGCGCCGGTCATCCAGGCGATCAACGAGGTCCTGGAGAAGCGGCCTCGCTGGGGGTTCTGGAAGTGCTTTGCGCGGCTGCACCAGGACGGGCGCGGCTGGAACCACAAGAGGGTCTACAGGGTGTACTGCGCCATGAGGCTGAATCTGCAACGCAAGGTCCGCCGCCGCTTGATCACGCGCGAGCGCCAACCAGTGCTGGCCAGCAACGAGCTCAACCAGGTCTGGGCCTTGGACTTCATGCGCGACACGCTGTACGACGGCCGCCCGTTCCGCACGCTCAACGTCATTGACGAGGGCAATCGCGAAGCGCTGCGCATCGAGTGCGGCACATCGATCCCGTCATCGCGTATCGTCCGCGTGCTGAACCAGTGGGTGGAGGTCTATGGACGGCCCGAGGCGATCCGCCTGGACAACGGCCCGGAGCTGACGGCCGACACCTTCGTCGACTGGGCCCAGGAGCACGGGGTGAAGCTCCTGTTCATCCAGCCCGGCAAACCCAACCAGAACGCATGCATCGAACGCTTCAACCGCAGCTTCCGCCAGGAGGTTCTTGACGCCTGGCTGTTCAACGCCGTCAGCGAGGTGCAGGACGCCGCCGATGCATGGCTGACCGACTACAACGACTACCGGCCGCATGACTCCCTGGGCAGCATGCCGCCGGCGGTGTTCCGACCCAGAGTGTTCAACCAGGAAGTCTCTACTTCTGAACTGTCCACTTGA
- the ltrA gene encoding group II intron reverse transcriptase/maturase encodes MTKPYDIPRSWVWEAYQCVKANGGSAGIDRETIEIFEQRLGDNLYKLWNRLCSGSYFPPPVKGVPIPKKSGGVRLLGVPTVADRVAQTVVKRVLEPKLEPVFHRDSYGYRPGRSAHDAIAMVRRRSWEYDWVVEFDIKGLFDNIDHELLLRAVRKHCQIPWVLLYVERWLKAPLETTDGQRVERTKGTPQGGVVSPLLANLFLHYAFDRWVTEHLRSVRFCRYADDGVVHCKSLAQAQLALRRIGERFRQCGLELHPEKTRIVYCKDVNRPGDYPTTAFTFLGYTFRPRKAVDKYGRVYVNFAPAVSRNALKAMRQTIRGWHLQLKCDKELGDLAHMFNPVLRGWMRYYGRFYGSAMASVWKHMNAYLARWLMRKYKHLARHKTRARRALGRLAASMPQAFVHWEAGYAPMAG; translated from the coding sequence GTGACCAAGCCGTACGACATTCCCAGATCCTGGGTTTGGGAAGCCTATCAGTGTGTGAAAGCCAACGGAGGATCAGCCGGCATCGACCGGGAAACCATTGAAATCTTCGAACAGCGCTTGGGCGATAACCTGTACAAGCTTTGGAATCGGCTCTGTTCCGGCAGCTATTTCCCGCCGCCGGTCAAAGGCGTGCCGATCCCGAAGAAGTCAGGGGGAGTGCGTTTGCTCGGTGTTCCGACTGTGGCCGACCGAGTGGCACAGACCGTGGTGAAGCGGGTGCTTGAGCCGAAACTGGAACCGGTGTTTCACCGGGATTCCTATGGGTATCGGCCCGGGCGCTCGGCGCATGATGCGATTGCCATGGTCAGGCGGCGCAGTTGGGAGTACGACTGGGTGGTCGAGTTCGATATCAAGGGACTGTTCGACAACATTGACCATGAACTGCTGTTACGGGCGGTTCGCAAGCACTGCCAAATTCCCTGGGTGTTGCTGTATGTCGAGCGCTGGCTCAAGGCACCCTTGGAAACTACGGATGGCCAACGGGTCGAGCGGACGAAGGGCACGCCGCAAGGCGGTGTCGTGAGCCCGCTGCTGGCCAACCTGTTCTTGCACTATGCCTTCGACCGATGGGTCACCGAACATCTACGGAGTGTGCGGTTCTGCCGCTATGCCGACGATGGCGTGGTCCATTGCAAGAGCTTGGCGCAGGCACAGTTGGCGCTGCGAAGGATCGGCGAGCGCTTTCGGCAGTGTGGGTTGGAGTTGCATCCGGAGAAGACACGGATCGTCTACTGTAAGGACGTCAATCGACCGGGGGACTATCCGACGACGGCGTTCACGTTCCTGGGCTATACGTTTCGACCGCGAAAGGCGGTGGATAAATATGGCCGGGTCTACGTGAATTTTGCGCCGGCGGTCAGTCGTAACGCCCTCAAGGCGATGCGGCAAACCATTCGGGGATGGCACCTGCAGTTGAAATGCGACAAGGAGCTTGGTGATCTCGCCCATATGTTCAATCCGGTGCTTCGGGGATGGATGAGATATTACGGCCGATTCTATGGATCGGCGATGGCTTCCGTTTGGAAACACATGAATGCCTATTTGGCGCGGTGGCTGATGCGCAAATACAAACACCTGGCTCGACATAAGACACGGGCAAGGAGAGCGCTCGGCCGGTTAGCCGCATCAATGCCACAGGCATTCGTTCACTGGGAGGCGGGGTACGCCCCTATGGCTGGATGA